The following nucleotide sequence is from Achromobacter spanius.
CGGCCGCGCCCGGGTGGCTGTGCACGCGCGGGTAGCGCGGCAGGTCCGCCACGCGGGCGGTGCCCCACAGCGTGTCTTCCGGCAGCGCCAGCACCACCGGTCCAGGCCGGCCGCTGGTCGCCACGGCGAAGGCGCGCGAGATGAATTCGGGGATGCGGTCGGTGCGGTCGATCTGCGCCACCCACTTGGCCATTTGGCCGAACATGCGGCGGTAATCAATTTCCTGAAAGGCTTCGCGTTCCATGAAGTCATTGCCCACCTGGCCCACGAACAGGATCATCGGCGTGGAGTCCTGGTAGGCGGTGTGCACGCCGATGCTGGCGTTGGTGGCGCCCGGGCCGCGCGTCACAAAGCAGATGCCGGGTTCGCCCGTCAGCTTGCCATAGGCCTCGGCCATGTAGGCCGCGCCGCTTTCCTGGCGGCACACAATGGGTTCGATGGCGTCGGTGTGTTCGTTCAGCGCATCGATGCAGGGCAGGTAGCTTTCACCGGGAATCATGAACACGCGGCGCGCGCCATGGATGCGCAACTGCTGCATCAGGATCTGGCCACCATTGCGTTCGGGAAGTGCGGATGACGTCATGCAAGGTCTCCTGGTTGTGGGACGGCCTGCGCGCGGCGCTCGGCGGCCCATCGTTCGAATTGGTCGTGGCGCGCCAACAGGCGGCGCGCGGTGTTGTAGGTGGGCGGGTCGATGCGTTCGGCGTCATGCTGGCCGGCGCGCTGGGCCTCGAAGCGGGCCACGCAGTTGCGCGCGGCGTCTACGTCGGGCGCGCTGGGCGTGAACACCTGGTGGATCAGCGGCACTTGCTCGGCCACCGTCGCGCATTTGGATTTCAGGCCCAGGCGGCGCGCCCAGCGCAAGTCCGCTTCCAGCGCGGGCAGGTCGCGGTAGTTGAACGGGCAGTCGATCGGCACGCAGCCGGCGGCGGTGCAGTCCACCAGAAAGCGGGCGCGCACGGCGTGCAGTTCGATGCCGTCCTTGCCACGTTCGGCGCCCAGGCTGGCCGTCAGGTCTTCGGCGGCCAGCAGGCAGGCGGATACGCGCGGGCTGGCGGTCAGGATGTCATAGGCGCGCACCAGCCCCAGCGCGGATTCCAGCGTCGGCACAATTTCCGTGCTGCCGGCCGGCAGGCCCAGTTCGGCTTCCAGCGTGCTGATGGCCTGGTCCAGCGCGATGATCTGCGCGGCGCTTTCGGCGTGCGGCAGGAACACCGCGTCCGGGGCGCCGGGCATCACGCCGCGCAGGTCGGCCAGACCGTCGTCTTCCAGCTTGTTGATGCGCACGGCAGCCACCACGCCCTGGGCGCGGCAGGTGGCGAACAGCGCGGCGATGCGGGGCCGGGCGGCGGGCCGCTCGACGGGCGCGGTGAACTCTTCCAGGTCGGCCACCAGCGCGTCCGTGCCGCTGGCCAGGCCCGTGGCCTGCGCGGTCGCGTCCATGCCGGGCACAAACATCCAGCTGCGGCGCAGCGCGGGGGGGCGGCGTAGATAAGCGGTCGTTGTCATTGCACGTGCCTCGGCAGGAACAGCACCAGTTCAGGAACAAAGGTCAGCAGCAACATCACGGCGGTCATGGCCAGCATCATCCAGGACAGCGGGCGCAGGGTCTGCATCATGTTGATGCCGCCAATCTTGCAGGCGGCCATCAGGTCCACCCCGACCGGCGGCGTGTTGGCGCCGATGGCCATGTTGATGGACAGCAGAATGCCGAAATGCACCGGGTCGATGTTGTAGTGTGCCAGCACCGGCATCACCACGGGCGCCACGATGATGATGACGGGAATGGCTTCCATGAAGGTGCCCAGCAGCAGCAACACCACCGTCAGCACCAGCAGCACGGCCGTCTTGCTGTCGGTCCATTCCACCAGCAGGGTGGACAGTGCCTGCGGCACCTGTTCGGCCACCAGCACCCAGGCGAACAGGCCCGACGCGCCGATCAGCAGCAAGATGGACGCGCTGCTTTCACCGGTGGACTTCAGGTTGCTCCACAGCGACTTCAGGCTTAGCGAGCGATACCAGAAAAAGCCGATCAGCAAGGCGTAGACGATGGCGCTGGAAGCGGCCTCGGTGGCGGTGAAGATGCCGAAGCGGATGCCGCCGATGATCAGCACGGGCACCATCAGCGCGGGCAGCGCATCAATGGTGGCGGCACGCAGTTCGCCCCAGGAAAACGGCTGGCCACCCGCCCAGTTGTGCTTGCGCGACTGCCAGATGGCAACACCAATCAAGGAGAAGCCCAGCAAAATTCCCGGCACGATGCCGGCCACGAACAGCTTGCCCACCGACGTATCGGTGATGGTGCCGTAGACGATCAGCACGATGCTGGGCGGGATGATGGTGGACGTGGCGCCCGCGCTGCCCACCAGCGCGCAGGAAAAGCCCTTGTCGTAGCCGCTGCGCGCCATGGCGGGCAACAGCAGACTGCCGATGGCGACCACGTCGGCCACGCCCGAGCCGGACAGCGCGCCAAACATCAGGCAGGCCAGTACGGCCACGACCGCCAGGCCGCCCTTGATGTCTCCGACAATGGCGGCGCACAAGCGCACGATGCGCTGCGTCAGGCCCGCGCCGTTCATCAGTTGCGCGGCCAGGATGAACAGCGGAATGGCCAGCAGCGTGAAGCTGTCCAGCCCCACCACGTACTGCTGCGCGGCCACCATCATGGGCGCGGCGTCGTACACGGCCAGGTAGGCCAGGCACGCCAGCACCAGGCCGAATGCAATGGGCATGTCGATCAGCACCGTGATCGTGAACACGCCCATCAGGAAGAGAGCACCCGAAGACATCTTGTTATTCCTTTGCCATGGCGGGGGTGGGCGCGAATAGCTGCGCCAGATGAACCACGATGGTGATGGCGCACGCGAACGGCAATGCCAGGTACACCGTGCCGGCGGACACATCCAGCGCGGGCAGCGTCTGGTCGCCCGTCAGTTCGGCCAACTGCCAGCCGGCATAGCCCAGCACCGCCAGCCCCACGATGACCAGCGCCTGGTTGACGCGTTCAACCACGTTCAGCACGCGCGGGCTGCGCACCATGAAGGGCAGCAGGCCGGCCATGAGATGAGAGCGGTCATGGCTGCACGCCACGCCGCCAATGAAGGCCGACCACACCAGCACCAGGCGCGGCAATTCCTCGGCCCAATGCGGCGTGGTGTGAGTGACGAAGCGCGAGAACACCACGTAAGAGATCAGGATCGCCAGCAAGGCCACCGCCAGGGCGGCGAAGGCCTTGCTGATGCCCGACAGAATGGCGGACAGTCGGTTGAGCATTACTTGGCCTCGCGGTACTTCTGCACCAGCGCCATCAGCTCAGGGCCGTAGGTGACCGAGTAGGTCTTCCACACGGGTTGCACGGCGGCGGCAAAGGCGGCCTTGTCGACCTCGTTGACCTGCATGCCTTTTTCTTTCAATTGCGCCACGAATTGCTGATCGCCGTCGGTGATCATCTTGCGCTGGGCGTCGCGCCACTTGTCGGCGGCGGCCTGCACCACCTTCTTGTCGTCGGCCGAGATGCGGTTCCAGACGGGCTTGGAAATGATCAGGCTGGCCGGACCCCACACATGGCCCGTCAGCGACAGATACTTCTGCACTTCGAAGAACGACGAGGTGTAGATGATGGACAGCGGGTTCTCTTGCGCGTCAAACACCTTTTGCTGCAATGCCGAGTACAGCTCGCCAAAGGCCAGCGGGGCCGGGTTGGCGCCCAGCGCGGTGAAGGTGTCCAGGCGCATCTTGTCGGGCGTGACGCGGGTTTTCAGGCCGGCCAGGTCGGCGGGCTTGGCGATGGGGCCGCGGTTGTTGGTCACGTGGCGGAAACCGTTTTCCCACCAGGAAATGATGGTCAGGTTTTTCTTGTCGGCCAGCTTGGCCAGCGCCGCACCCAGCTCGCCGTCAAAGGCCTTGTAGGCCTGCTGCGACGACGACCACGTGTAGGGCAGTTCCACCACGCCGAACTTCGGTTCAATCGGCTGCAACGAGCCCGACCCGATGATGGCCGCGCCCTGGCTGCCGATCTGCAAGCCTTCCAGCATGGTCTTTTCGTTGCCCAACTGGCCGCTGGGGAACAGCACGAAGTTGACGCGGCCGTCGGTCTTTTCCTTGACCTCGGCGGCAAAGCCTTCGGCGGCCTTGTTCCAGCTATGGCTGGGGGCCAGCACGTGGCCCAGCTTGATGTCCATGGCATGGGCCGATAGCGGCGCAAAGCCGGCCATGGCGACAAGCGCGCCGCCGATCAGGGCGCGAAATGTTTGGGGAGCGTGGGTCATGGGGGTACTCCAGATGCGAAATGAGAAGGTGGGGTGGGTTCAACAGGCGGCGGGGGTGCGGCCCCGCTCAGTAGAATTGCCCCCGCATGGATGCGGGGTGG
It contains:
- a CDS encoding HpcH/HpaI aldolase/citrate lyase family protein — protein: MTTTAYLRRPPALRRSWMFVPGMDATAQATGLASGTDALVADLEEFTAPVERPAARPRIAALFATCRAQGVVAAVRINKLEDDGLADLRGVMPGAPDAVFLPHAESAAQIIALDQAISTLEAELGLPAGSTEIVPTLESALGLVRAYDILTASPRVSACLLAAEDLTASLGAERGKDGIELHAVRARFLVDCTAAGCVPIDCPFNYRDLPALEADLRWARRLGLKSKCATVAEQVPLIHQVFTPSAPDVDAARNCVARFEAQRAGQHDAERIDPPTYNTARRLLARHDQFERWAAERRAQAVPQPGDLA
- a CDS encoding TRAP transporter large permease, which gives rise to MSSGALFLMGVFTITVLIDMPIAFGLVLACLAYLAVYDAAPMMVAAQQYVVGLDSFTLLAIPLFILAAQLMNGAGLTQRIVRLCAAIVGDIKGGLAVVAVLACLMFGALSGSGVADVVAIGSLLLPAMARSGYDKGFSCALVGSAGATSTIIPPSIVLIVYGTITDTSVGKLFVAGIVPGILLGFSLIGVAIWQSRKHNWAGGQPFSWGELRAATIDALPALMVPVLIIGGIRFGIFTATEAASSAIVYALLIGFFWYRSLSLKSLWSNLKSTGESSASILLLIGASGLFAWVLVAEQVPQALSTLLVEWTDSKTAVLLVLTVVLLLLGTFMEAIPVIIIVAPVVMPVLAHYNIDPVHFGILLSINMAIGANTPPVGVDLMAACKIGGINMMQTLRPLSWMMLAMTAVMLLLTFVPELVLFLPRHVQ
- a CDS encoding TRAP transporter small permease, whose amino-acid sequence is MLNRLSAILSGISKAFAALAVALLAILISYVVFSRFVTHTTPHWAEELPRLVLVWSAFIGGVACSHDRSHLMAGLLPFMVRSPRVLNVVERVNQALVIVGLAVLGYAGWQLAELTGDQTLPALDVSAGTVYLALPFACAITIVVHLAQLFAPTPAMAKE
- a CDS encoding DctP family TRAP transporter solute-binding subunit translates to MAGFAPLSAHAMDIKLGHVLAPSHSWNKAAEGFAAEVKEKTDGRVNFVLFPSGQLGNEKTMLEGLQIGSQGAAIIGSGSLQPIEPKFGVVELPYTWSSSQQAYKAFDGELGAALAKLADKKNLTIISWWENGFRHVTNNRGPIAKPADLAGLKTRVTPDKMRLDTFTALGANPAPLAFGELYSALQQKVFDAQENPLSIIYTSSFFEVQKYLSLTGHVWGPASLIISKPVWNRISADDKKVVQAAADKWRDAQRKMITDGDQQFVAQLKEKGMQVNEVDKAAFAAAVQPVWKTYSVTYGPELMALVQKYREAK